A region from the Janthinobacterium agaricidamnosum genome encodes:
- a CDS encoding SRPBCC family protein — MQSEDRNDAATAGPPAWQTSAEMPYHGHDAILHYTSARGQADGRPQRHIPDDTARGKPAMITALGWLSIGLGLAQLVAPRGLARASGLRGVSSFWIRAIGLREMACGVALLRGETAPAWRWSRIAGDAMDLSLLGVAMASRRHARTRLAATAAVVAGVTAIDYIASAQLAPRKLSELPAPGEEGLALQKSVIVNRSADDCYRAWRDLENLPRFMPGLQSVQVIDARRSRWHSVEGEWIGELTQERPGQGLRWRAAQNHAETGALELSPAPGGRGTVVTMQLHMQPPAGKVGAAVAGLFSQAPAYQIETTLRRFKQWMETGEVSTTEGQPSGKRSFKTRLLHKAGATAAAPRPQANGGVS; from the coding sequence ATGCAAAGCGAAGACAGGAACGACGCCGCCACGGCTGGCCCGCCCGCATGGCAAACATCAGCGGAGATGCCCTATCACGGGCATGACGCCATTCTTCACTACACCAGTGCACGCGGCCAGGCCGATGGACGGCCGCAGCGGCACATTCCCGACGATACCGCACGCGGCAAGCCTGCCATGATCACGGCGCTTGGCTGGCTCAGCATCGGCCTGGGCCTGGCCCAGCTGGTGGCGCCGCGCGGCCTGGCGCGGGCCAGCGGCTTGCGCGGCGTCTCGTCTTTCTGGATACGCGCCATCGGCCTGCGCGAAATGGCGTGCGGCGTGGCCTTGCTGCGCGGCGAAACCGCTCCGGCATGGCGCTGGTCGCGCATCGCCGGCGACGCCATGGACCTGTCGCTGCTGGGCGTGGCCATGGCCAGCCGGCGCCATGCACGCACGCGCCTGGCGGCGACGGCGGCCGTGGTGGCAGGCGTGACGGCCATCGACTACATCGCCAGCGCCCAACTGGCGCCGCGCAAGCTGAGCGAATTACCCGCGCCCGGCGAAGAGGGATTGGCGCTGCAAAAGAGCGTCATCGTCAACCGTTCCGCCGACGATTGCTACCGCGCCTGGCGCGACCTGGAAAACCTGCCCCGCTTCATGCCGGGCCTGCAGTCGGTGCAGGTGATCGATGCGCGCCGCTCGCGCTGGCACAGCGTCGAGGGCGAGTGGATAGGCGAACTGACGCAAGAGCGTCCGGGTCAGGGCTTGCGCTGGCGCGCGGCACAGAACCATGCCGAAACGGGAGCGCTGGAACTGTCGCCCGCTCCCGGCGGGCGCGGCACCGTGGTCACCATGCAACTGCACATGCAGCCGCCGGCCGGCAAGGTGGGCGCGGCCGTGGCGGGCCTGTTCAGCCAGGCGCCCGCCTACCAGATCGAAACCACCTTGCGCCGCTTCAAGCAGTGGATGGAAACGGGCGAGGTCAGCACCACCGAGGGCCAGCCGTCGGGCAAGCGCAGCTTCAAGACGCGCTTGCTGCACAAGGCTGGTGCCACGGCCGCTGCCCCTCGACCGCAAGCAAACGGAGGTGTGTCATGA
- a CDS encoding transcriptional regulator, whose product MIAQALFTPAQQKLLGLLFVRVNEGFHLNEIMRLTGMGSASAQRELRRLHESGLIISERIGNVRRFWPNKESLVYPELSGLVQKTFGIVGVLSMTLAPLRAQLHLAFVSGAAAKGQDLPGSAIDLLLVGEEANYGDLLTGLAPAERTLRRKINPNLYTLADYRRRLREGQPFLLQVLQQPKLFVIGDESLLQALALPDSSLQANDMPSVF is encoded by the coding sequence ATGATTGCCCAAGCCCTGTTTACTCCCGCCCAGCAAAAACTGCTGGGTTTGCTCTTTGTCCGCGTGAATGAAGGCTTTCACTTGAACGAGATCATGCGCTTGACGGGCATGGGGAGCGCGTCGGCACAGCGGGAGCTGCGCCGTCTGCATGAGTCCGGCCTGATCATATCGGAGCGGATCGGCAACGTGCGGCGCTTCTGGCCTAACAAGGAAAGTCTCGTGTATCCGGAGTTGAGCGGACTGGTGCAAAAAACCTTCGGCATCGTCGGTGTGCTCAGCATGACCCTGGCGCCCTTGCGTGCCCAGCTGCACCTGGCATTTGTGTCGGGCGCCGCGGCGAAGGGGCAGGACCTGCCCGGCAGCGCCATCGATTTGCTGCTGGTGGGCGAAGAAGCCAATTATGGCGATCTGTTGACGGGATTGGCCCCGGCCGAGCGAACCTTACGGCGTAAAATCAATCCCAACCTATATACGCTGGCGGATTATCGCCGGCGGCTGCGTGAAGGCCAGCCATTTCTGCTGCAGGTATTACAGCAGCCGAAGTTGTTTGTCATCGGCGATGAATCGCTATTGCAGGCGCTGGCATTACCGGATTCTTCATTACAAGCGAATGACATGCCATCTGTATTCTAA
- a CDS encoding M48 family metallopeptidase, which produces MTPFRALLSGPDGGPAGTAVSAHFFGSQLTIDAPGHDVDVAQLVVSVGGVDGPELFLNWLEEQGRQASLKPLTADDIAIVLKEAPAALQPQLQRLWGERQRNRRQVSGWLAGLTGAAVVATALLWWQGSNAIGVLAGWIPLSTEKQLGELALAQVRAQGGIVESGVAQQTVQDIGRTLTAGSRYPYRWLVKQDDTVNAFAMPGGIIVVHTGLLRQAGDPGELAGVLAHEVQHVEQRHSLRQMISSLGWGALVGLTIGDISAVAAMLAHQAGTLYFSRDMEEEADRLGLLALQRAQIRPDGMLRFFQRLDGKDQAKVPGWISSHPQTAARAQQIQSLIDATPCPACLPLTSRHWPAMKAALPPTEK; this is translated from the coding sequence ATGACGCCATTCCGGGCACTGCTGAGCGGCCCCGACGGCGGCCCGGCGGGCACAGCCGTCAGCGCGCATTTCTTCGGCAGCCAGCTGACCATCGATGCGCCCGGCCATGATGTCGACGTGGCGCAGCTGGTCGTCAGCGTGGGCGGTGTCGACGGACCGGAACTGTTCCTGAACTGGCTCGAAGAACAAGGACGGCAAGCCTCGCTCAAGCCGCTGACAGCGGACGACATCGCCATCGTGCTAAAAGAAGCGCCGGCCGCGCTGCAGCCGCAACTGCAGCGCCTGTGGGGCGAGCGCCAGCGCAACCGGCGGCAGGTGTCGGGCTGGCTGGCCGGTTTGACGGGCGCGGCCGTCGTCGCCACTGCCCTGTTGTGGTGGCAAGGAAGCAACGCCATCGGCGTGCTGGCGGGATGGATTCCCCTGTCGACAGAAAAGCAGCTGGGCGAACTGGCCCTGGCGCAAGTGCGCGCGCAGGGCGGCATCGTCGAGAGCGGCGTGGCGCAGCAGACGGTGCAGGACATCGGCCGCACGCTGACGGCCGGTTCGCGCTACCCGTACCGCTGGCTGGTCAAGCAGGATGACACGGTCAACGCGTTTGCCATGCCAGGCGGCATCATCGTCGTGCATACGGGCTTGCTGCGCCAGGCGGGGGACCCGGGCGAACTGGCCGGCGTGCTCGCGCATGAAGTGCAGCACGTGGAACAGCGCCATTCGTTGCGGCAGATGATCAGCAGCCTGGGCTGGGGCGCCCTGGTGGGCCTGACCATCGGCGACATCAGCGCCGTGGCCGCCATGCTGGCGCACCAGGCCGGCACCCTGTATTTCAGCCGCGACATGGAGGAAGAAGCGGACCGGCTCGGTTTGCTGGCCTTGCAGCGCGCGCAGATCCGCCCCGACGGCATGCTGCGTTTTTTCCAGAGGCTCGATGGCAAGGATCAGGCCAAGGTGCCGGGATGGATTTCCTCGCACCCGCAAACGGCGGCGCGCGCGCAGCAGATCCAAAGCCTGATCGACGCCACGCCCTGCCCGGCCTGCCTGCCCTTGACCAGCCGTCACTGGCCAGCGATGAAAGCGGCCCTGCCGCCTACAGAAAAATAG
- a CDS encoding methyl-accepting chemotaxis protein has protein sequence MSLLRRLSIQKKLLFSMGLCLLLFMAISSFLSVRMSSDYVRERVVSQELPAQVGEIRNDVLRQISQPLSVVQTMANDVYLQDWEDAGLPDSGIATFQRYATVVKDKNKAASINWASASTGKYFTTEGLLRTLDKNQAADQWFYGLLAGDKAYTLDIDKADNSSDLMLYLNARGQTAGGKQIAAGLGLSINALADTIRSYKIGQTGHVYLARANGVLLVHRDTALSDGKHLLKDLPGFSDSLSKSLLTGNKYAYAVYDAPAGRQFVAASFVPELNLYVVAEVPEAEVLGNVTRSALIAALIAGLVGGGIALCIIYVISRAIAAPVARAADMLSEIASGNGDLSRRMPVESEDEVGALAAAFNRFVASLNVTIREVRDSTGAIASASSQIASGNLDLSARTEAQASSLEETAAAMEELTSTVKQNADNARQANQLVVSASGHAVKGGEVVGQVVQTMGAITESSRKIADIIGVIDGIAFQTNILALNAAVEAARAGEQGRGFAVVATEVRSLAQRSAAAAREIKDLIVDSGSKVEAGSKLVDSAGTTMQDIVVSVQRVADLMGEIASASQEQSQGIAQVNATVTQMDDATQQNAALVEEAAAAAQSLQDQAGRLAQVVSVFKLEETGHAAQQQQQQQQPRQPAHKPMLPTPARPKAPASDAWEEF, from the coding sequence ATGTCTCTGCTCCGCCGCCTCTCCATCCAGAAAAAACTCCTGTTCAGCATGGGCTTGTGCCTGCTGCTCTTCATGGCGATCTCGTCTTTCCTCAGCGTGCGCATGAGCAGCGATTACGTGCGCGAGCGCGTCGTCAGCCAGGAATTGCCGGCCCAGGTGGGCGAGATCCGCAACGACGTGCTGCGCCAGATCAGCCAACCCCTGTCGGTGGTGCAAACCATGGCCAACGATGTCTATCTGCAAGACTGGGAAGACGCCGGCTTGCCCGACAGCGGCATCGCCACCTTCCAGCGCTACGCTACCGTGGTCAAGGACAAGAACAAGGCCGCCTCGATCAACTGGGCTTCCGCCAGCACGGGCAAATACTTCACCACGGAAGGCTTGCTGCGCACCCTGGACAAGAACCAGGCCGCCGACCAGTGGTTTTATGGCTTGCTGGCCGGCGACAAGGCCTACACGCTCGATATCGACAAGGCGGACAATTCCAGCGACCTGATGCTCTATCTGAATGCGCGCGGCCAGACGGCGGGCGGAAAGCAGATCGCGGCCGGCCTGGGCTTGTCCATCAATGCGCTGGCCGACACCATCCGCAGCTACAAGATCGGCCAGACGGGCCATGTCTACCTGGCGCGCGCCAATGGCGTGCTGCTGGTGCACCGCGACACGGCCCTGTCCGACGGCAAGCACCTGCTCAAGGATTTACCCGGATTTAGCGATAGCCTGAGCAAGAGCCTGCTGACCGGCAACAAATACGCGTACGCCGTCTACGACGCGCCTGCGGGACGCCAGTTCGTCGCCGCGTCCTTCGTGCCGGAACTCAATCTATATGTGGTGGCCGAAGTGCCGGAAGCGGAAGTGCTGGGCAATGTCACGCGCTCGGCCCTGATCGCCGCCCTGATTGCCGGCCTGGTCGGTGGCGGTATCGCCCTGTGCATCATTTATGTCATCAGCCGCGCCATCGCCGCGCCCGTCGCGCGGGCAGCGGACATGCTCAGTGAAATCGCCAGCGGGAATGGCGACTTGAGCCGCCGCATGCCCGTGGAATCGGAAGACGAGGTCGGCGCGCTGGCCGCTGCCTTCAACCGCTTCGTCGCGTCGCTGAACGTGACGATACGCGAAGTTCGCGACAGTACCGGGGCCATTGCCAGTGCATCGAGCCAGATCGCGTCGGGCAACCTGGACCTGTCTGCCCGCACGGAAGCCCAGGCATCGAGCCTGGAAGAAACAGCGGCGGCCATGGAAGAGCTGACGTCGACGGTGAAACAGAATGCGGACAACGCGCGCCAGGCGAATCAGCTGGTGGTGTCGGCCTCGGGCCACGCCGTCAAGGGCGGCGAAGTGGTCGGCCAAGTCGTGCAGACGATGGGCGCGATTACGGAAAGTTCGCGCAAGATCGCGGATATTATCGGCGTGATCGACGGCATTGCCTTTCAAACCAATATCCTCGCCCTGAACGCTGCCGTCGAGGCGGCCCGCGCGGGCGAACAGGGCCGCGGCTTTGCCGTGGTGGCAACCGAGGTGCGCAGCCTGGCGCAACGCTCAGCGGCAGCAGCCCGGGAAATCAAGGACTTGATCGTCGACTCGGGCAGCAAGGTGGAAGCGGGCAGCAAGCTGGTCGACTCGGCCGGCACCACCATGCAGGACATCGTCGTCTCCGTCCAGAGAGTCGCAGACCTGATGGGAGAGATCGCGTCGGCCAGCCAGGAACAAAGCCAGGGCATCGCGCAAGTCAATGCCACGGTCACGCAGATGGATGATGCGACCCAGCAAAATGCAGCGCTGGTGGAAGAAGCGGCGGCGGCGGCCCAATCCCTGCAGGACCAGGCGGGACGCCTGGCGCAGGTGGTCAGCGTTTTCAAGCTGGAAGAAACGGGGCATGCGGCGCAGCAGCAGCAGCAGCAGCAGCAGCCTCGGCAGCCAGCGCACAAGCCCATGCTGCCCACGCCAGCGCGCCCGAAAGCGCCGGCCAGCGATGCGTGGGAAGAGTTTTAA
- a CDS encoding DUF885 domain-containing protein, protein MKHRFAAGTLGTLAISLLLAYAPMAQAAQPAAKAAVAPAVSAPKAKQQLQVLADQYYDALARFEPINATESGDNRFDDQLGSAIVPAARAKQFALYRQYQKTLRGIARAQLSHQDQINYDILDYELATALSFERFPEYLLPLNQMDSMPVTLANYAGGEASQPLTAVKEYDAYLSRIGQLPGWIDQAIANMKVGMQMGIVLPKALTESTLPQFKKLVSATPQDSVYYTPIKNLPASFSAADRERLTQTYTVIIEAKLMPALQRLATFMERDYLPAGRTSSGWSALPDGAAWYQARVASSTTTDLKPEQIHAIGLKEVARIQEQYAIVGPKMGYNGPAAGLPVWVSEQAKYRPFKTEQEVLDVYRKLNVLLDSKLPALFTLVPKAPLDLRLEPELSRDTAADHYTAPAADGSRPGVFWSVVTDPKLYGDTGMTTLFLHEGKPGHHFHLALVQEMDLPNFRRFGGNNAFTEGWALYAETLGKEMGLFDDPAQYFGHLNDEMLRAVRLVVDTGLHTKGWTREQTIKYMRDTLGYDAVARSETERYMAWPGQALGYKIGSLKIVELRQRAQQALGDKFSLPKFHEVVLGDGTLPLKLLEAKVDRWIAQQK, encoded by the coding sequence ATGAAGCATCGTTTTGCCGCCGGCACCCTCGGCACCCTGGCCATCTCCCTGTTGCTCGCCTACGCGCCCATGGCGCAAGCGGCCCAGCCCGCGGCCAAAGCGGCCGTCGCGCCGGCCGTCAGCGCGCCAAAAGCCAAGCAGCAGCTGCAAGTGCTGGCCGACCAGTACTACGATGCGTTGGCCCGTTTCGAGCCGATCAATGCCACAGAGAGCGGCGACAACCGTTTTGACGACCAGCTCGGTTCAGCCATCGTGCCCGCCGCGCGCGCAAAGCAGTTCGCCCTGTACCGCCAGTATCAGAAGACCCTGCGCGGTATTGCCCGCGCGCAGCTTTCGCACCAAGACCAGATCAACTACGATATCCTCGACTATGAACTGGCCACGGCGCTGAGCTTCGAGCGCTTCCCCGAATACCTGCTGCCTTTGAACCAGATGGACAGCATGCCCGTCACCCTGGCCAATTATGCGGGCGGCGAGGCATCGCAACCGCTGACCGCGGTCAAGGAATACGATGCTTACCTGAGCCGTATCGGCCAGTTGCCGGGCTGGATAGACCAGGCCATCGCCAACATGAAAGTCGGCATGCAAATGGGCATCGTGCTGCCGAAGGCGCTGACGGAATCGACCCTGCCGCAATTCAAGAAGCTCGTCAGCGCCACGCCGCAGGACAGCGTGTATTACACGCCCATCAAGAACTTGCCGGCCAGCTTTTCCGCCGCCGACAGGGAACGCCTGACGCAAACCTACACCGTCATCATCGAGGCCAAGCTGATGCCTGCGCTGCAGCGCCTGGCCACCTTCATGGAACGCGATTACCTGCCGGCCGGCCGCACGAGCAGCGGCTGGAGCGCCCTGCCCGATGGCGCGGCCTGGTACCAGGCGCGCGTGGCCAGCAGCACCACGACGGATTTGAAACCGGAGCAGATCCACGCCATCGGCTTGAAGGAAGTGGCGCGCATCCAGGAACAATACGCGATCGTCGGTCCGAAGATGGGCTACAACGGCCCGGCCGCCGGCTTGCCCGTGTGGGTGTCGGAACAGGCGAAATACCGCCCGTTCAAGACGGAGCAGGAAGTGCTCGACGTCTACCGCAAGCTGAACGTGCTGCTCGACAGCAAATTGCCCGCCCTGTTCACCCTGGTGCCGAAAGCGCCGCTGGACTTGCGCCTGGAACCTGAACTGAGCCGCGATACGGCCGCCGATCACTACACGGCCCCGGCCGCCGACGGTTCGCGCCCGGGCGTGTTCTGGTCCGTCGTCACGGATCCGAAACTGTATGGCGACACGGGCATGACCACCCTGTTCCTGCACGAAGGCAAACCTGGCCACCATTTCCACCTGGCGCTGGTGCAAGAGATGGACTTGCCGAACTTCCGCCGCTTCGGCGGCAACAATGCCTTCACGGAAGGCTGGGCCCTGTATGCGGAAACCCTGGGCAAGGAAATGGGCCTGTTCGACGATCCTGCCCAGTACTTCGGCCATTTGAACGACGAGATGCTGCGCGCCGTGCGCCTGGTGGTCGACACGGGCTTGCACACCAAGGGCTGGACACGCGAGCAGACGATCAAGTACATGCGCGACACCCTCGGCTACGACGCCGTGGCGAGGAGCGAAACGGAACGCTACATGGCCTGGCCTGGCCAGGCGCTGGGCTACAAGATCGGTTCGCTGAAAATCGTCGAACTGCGCCAGCGTGCCCAGCAGGCGTTGGGCGACAAGTTCAGCCTGCCGAAGTTCCACGAAGTGGTGCTCGGCGACGGCACCCTGCCCCTGAAACTGCTGGAAGCCAAGGTCGACCGGTGGATCGCGCAGCAAAAGTAA
- a CDS encoding HDOD domain-containing protein, with product MNKLQAFGLIVSQAVRGELTFPTSVNSALQLQLALAEPDCHIDHAIKLVLAEPLLAARTVALANSAVYSRGDAAPVTSVRAAVMRMGYRNLYALVAAMVVRQFGSKIIDPVLRQKATQLWEHTAHVAALAHVLARRVTNVDADTALFAGIVHEVGGFYLLSRADEFPGLLDDDADHWMESAEEIISREVMKKLLIPRAVSEAIEGLRDGLLSIPPDSLLDTLLLAKQLSPVPSPLQVTYVEMLTPSDSVIDFIIDNETLQSILAESDEEVRSMSAALLV from the coding sequence ATGAATAAACTACAGGCTTTCGGTTTAATTGTTTCCCAAGCGGTGCGCGGAGAATTAACGTTTCCCACGAGCGTTAATTCAGCACTGCAATTGCAATTGGCCCTGGCTGAACCGGACTGCCATATCGACCATGCGATCAAGCTGGTACTGGCCGAGCCCTTGCTGGCGGCGCGCACGGTCGCGCTGGCCAATTCGGCCGTGTACAGCCGCGGCGATGCGGCGCCCGTGACCAGCGTGCGCGCCGCCGTCATGCGCATGGGCTACCGCAATCTGTACGCGCTGGTGGCGGCCATGGTGGTGCGCCAGTTCGGCAGCAAGATCATCGACCCCGTGCTGCGCCAGAAGGCGACCCAGCTGTGGGAGCACACTGCCCACGTGGCGGCGCTGGCGCACGTGCTGGCCCGCCGCGTGACGAACGTCGATGCCGATACGGCGCTGTTCGCCGGCATCGTGCATGAGGTGGGCGGTTTTTACCTGTTGTCGCGTGCCGATGAATTTCCCGGCCTGCTCGACGACGATGCCGATCACTGGATGGAGTCCGCCGAAGAAATTATTTCCCGCGAAGTCATGAAGAAGCTGCTGATTCCGCGGGCCGTGAGCGAAGCCATCGAAGGCTTGCGCGATGGCTTGCTGTCCATTCCGCCCGACTCCCTGCTCGACACCTTGTTGTTGGCCAAGCAACTGTCGCCCGTGCCCTCGCCCTTGCAGGTGACGTACGTGGAAATGCTCACGCCCTCCGATTCCGTCATCGATTTCATTATCGACAACGAGACCCTGCAAAGCATCCTGGCCGAATCGGACGAGGAAGTACGCTCGATGAGTGCCGCGCTGCTCGTCTGA
- a CDS encoding zinc-dependent alcohol dehydrogenase encodes MKANCWHGKRDVRIEQVPDPVILNPGDAIIKVSSTAICGSDLHLYNGVVPTMEQGDILGHEFMGEVVEVGSAVRKLKEGERVVVPFPIACGRCFFCEQQLYSVCENSNPNAYMAEKMWGHSGAGIFGYSHLTGGYAGGQAEYVRVPFADVGPIQVPDELKDEQVLFLSDILPTGYMAAEACAITPGQVVAVWGCGPVGQFAIQSAFLLGAERVIAIDHYPERLRMARELSGAETLHFDAVDVPDALREMTGGRGPDACIDAVGMEAHGSGVSYIYDRLKQTMKLESDRPTALREALMACRNGGVVSVPGAYGGFSDKIPFGSIMNRSLTIKTGQTHVQRYMQPLLERIQRGELDPGAIISHHLSLDEAPHGYEIFQKKQEQCIKVVLHPGP; translated from the coding sequence ATGAAAGCCAATTGCTGGCACGGCAAGCGCGACGTGCGGATCGAACAAGTACCCGATCCCGTCATCCTCAATCCCGGAGACGCCATCATCAAGGTCAGTTCCACGGCCATCTGCGGTTCCGATTTGCACCTCTACAATGGCGTCGTGCCCACCATGGAACAAGGCGACATCCTCGGCCATGAATTCATGGGCGAGGTGGTGGAGGTGGGCTCCGCGGTGCGCAAACTCAAGGAAGGAGAACGGGTGGTCGTGCCGTTTCCCATCGCCTGCGGACGCTGCTTCTTTTGCGAACAACAGCTGTACTCGGTGTGCGAGAACTCCAATCCCAACGCCTACATGGCGGAAAAGATGTGGGGCCACTCGGGGGCGGGCATCTTTGGCTATTCCCACCTGACGGGCGGTTACGCGGGCGGCCAGGCGGAATACGTGCGCGTGCCGTTTGCCGACGTCGGCCCCATCCAGGTGCCGGACGAGCTCAAGGATGAACAGGTACTGTTCCTCTCGGACATACTGCCGACCGGCTACATGGCGGCCGAAGCCTGCGCCATCACGCCGGGCCAAGTGGTGGCCGTGTGGGGTTGCGGCCCCGTGGGGCAGTTCGCCATCCAGAGCGCCTTCCTGCTCGGCGCCGAGCGCGTCATCGCCATCGACCATTACCCGGAACGCCTGCGCATGGCACGCGAACTGTCCGGCGCCGAAACCCTGCATTTCGATGCGGTGGACGTGCCCGACGCCCTGCGGGAAATGACGGGAGGACGGGGACCCGATGCCTGCATCGATGCCGTCGGCATGGAAGCGCACGGTTCCGGCGTCAGCTATATCTACGACCGCCTCAAGCAGACGATGAAACTGGAATCGGACCGCCCCACAGCCCTGCGCGAAGCACTGATGGCGTGCCGCAACGGCGGCGTCGTCTCGGTGCCGGGCGCGTATGGCGGCTTCAGCGACAAGATCCCGTTTGGCTCCATCATGAACCGTTCATTGACCATCAAGACGGGGCAAACCCACGTGCAGCGCTACATGCAGCCGCTGCTGGAACGGATACAACGGGGCGAGCTCGATCCCGGTGCCATCATTTCCCATCACTTGAGCCTGGACGAAGCACCGCACGGCTACGAGATCTTCCAGAAGAAGCAGGAGCAATGCATCAAGGTCGTATTGCATCCCGGCCCCTGA
- a CDS encoding DUF3349 domain-containing protein — protein sequence MPDTLPPTLSGAARMLRDAYPGGMPDTAYFAVLALLYEHFSDRNLTELMAAVTGKDAATILNDIYACASSEPAPSAIAAARKLLARHGLQAVCAED from the coding sequence ATGCCAGATACCCTGCCCCCGACATTGTCCGGCGCCGCGCGCATGTTGCGCGACGCCTATCCCGGCGGCATGCCCGATACGGCATATTTCGCCGTGCTGGCCCTGCTGTATGAACACTTTTCCGACCGCAACCTGACCGAGCTGATGGCCGCCGTCACGGGCAAAGATGCGGCGACGATCCTCAATGACATCTATGCCTGCGCCAGCAGCGAGCCGGCGCCGTCCGCCATCGCGGCCGCCAGGAAACTGCTGGCACGGCACGGCTTGCAGGCCGTCTGCGCCGAGGATTAA
- a CDS encoding thioredoxin family protein, protein MRLSRFVAPFFASLLLAGTAIAAAPTPANPVATPHLPYNAAADAKADVARALAEAKAAHVPVLLIFGANWCEDCRALDKALKEGKNAELMQQQFKVVKVDVGNFDHNLDVAQAYGNPLKKGIPAAVLVSSDNNQVLYATKGGELANARRMSESGIYDFFKQAASVKAPAI, encoded by the coding sequence ATGCGCCTTTCCCGTTTCGTCGCCCCATTCTTTGCCAGCCTGCTGCTTGCCGGTACCGCTATTGCCGCCGCCCCCACACCGGCCAACCCGGTCGCCACGCCGCATCTGCCGTACAACGCGGCGGCCGACGCCAAGGCCGACGTGGCCCGCGCGCTGGCCGAAGCCAAGGCGGCGCACGTGCCTGTCTTGCTGATCTTTGGCGCCAACTGGTGCGAGGATTGCCGCGCACTCGACAAGGCCTTGAAGGAAGGCAAGAACGCCGAGCTGATGCAACAGCAGTTCAAGGTCGTCAAGGTCGACGTGGGTAACTTCGACCATAACCTGGACGTGGCGCAAGCCTATGGCAATCCGCTCAAGAAAGGCATCCCCGCCGCCGTGCTGGTCTCGAGCGACAACAACCAGGTGCTGTACGCCACCAAGGGCGGCGAACTGGCGAATGCCCGCCGCATGAGCGAGAGCGGCATCTATGATTTCTTTAAACAAGCCGCCAGCGTGAAAGCGCCGGCGATTTAA
- a CDS encoding HPP family protein produces MTTSFLARWLPQPNNGSRREQLRACAGAICGLLLTGLICHFLLAPDSASVYLIAPMGASAVLLFCLPASPLAQPWSVVGGNVVSGLVGMACVKWFGSSVGVAALAACLAIGAMFALRCLHPPGGAVALTTVVGGASVHAAGFEFVFITVLFNSAVLVACAVLYNNLTGRRYPHVQQLVAPHPHATKDEVPSNRLGFSPDDLDAVLRQHSEVLDISRDDLQAIFLQTEMRAYQRRFGVVTCADIMSKDVLSVEFGTPLDVAWRTMREHDIGALPVVNRARRVIGIITQTDFLRHGGLDDYQGMRQRLRGLLQRSGLSHGDKPEAVGQLMTASPHTARLGTPIIDLVPLMADAGYHHIPILDEEERLAGIISQSDLMAALYESRFAEAAA; encoded by the coding sequence ATGACGACTTCTTTCCTGGCACGCTGGCTGCCGCAACCGAACAACGGCAGCCGCCGCGAACAATTGCGCGCCTGCGCGGGCGCCATCTGCGGCTTGCTGCTGACGGGCCTAATCTGCCATTTCCTGCTGGCCCCGGACAGCGCCAGCGTCTACCTGATCGCGCCCATGGGCGCCTCGGCCGTGCTGCTGTTCTGCCTGCCGGCCAGCCCGCTGGCGCAACCGTGGTCCGTGGTGGGCGGCAACGTCGTCTCCGGCCTGGTCGGCATGGCCTGCGTCAAATGGTTCGGATCCAGCGTGGGCGTGGCGGCGCTGGCCGCCTGCCTGGCCATCGGCGCCATGTTTGCCCTACGCTGTTTGCATCCGCCTGGCGGCGCCGTGGCGCTCACCACCGTCGTCGGCGGCGCCAGCGTGCATGCGGCCGGCTTTGAATTCGTCTTCATCACCGTACTGTTCAATTCCGCCGTGCTGGTCGCTTGCGCCGTGCTGTACAACAACCTGACGGGACGCCGCTACCCGCACGTCCAGCAACTGGTGGCGCCGCATCCGCACGCCACCAAGGATGAGGTGCCCAGCAACCGCCTGGGCTTTTCACCGGACGACCTCGATGCCGTCTTGCGCCAGCACAGTGAAGTGCTCGACATCAGCCGCGACGATTTGCAGGCGATCTTCCTGCAAACGGAAATGCGCGCCTACCAGCGCCGCTTCGGCGTCGTCACCTGCGCCGACATCATGTCGAAAGACGTGCTCAGCGTGGAATTCGGCACGCCGCTCGATGTTGCATGGCGCACCATGCGCGAGCACGATATAGGCGCCCTGCCCGTTGTCAACCGGGCGCGCCGCGTCATCGGCATCATCACGCAGACGGATTTCCTGCGCCATGGCGGCCTCGACGATTACCAGGGCATGCGCCAGCGCCTGCGCGGCTTGCTGCAGCGCAGCGGCCTGTCCCACGGCGACAAGCCGGAAGCGGTGGGACAGCTGATGACGGCGTCGCCGCACACGGCCCGCCTCGGCACGCCCATCATCGATCTCGTGCCCCTGATGGCCGACGCCGGCTATCACCATATTCCCATCCTCGACGAGGAAGAACGCCTGGCCGGCATCATCAGCCAGTCCGACCTGATGGCCGCCCTGTACGAAAGCCGCTTTGCCGAGGCCGCCGCATGA